From the Thermovirga lienii DSM 17291 genome, one window contains:
- a CDS encoding fatty acid synthesis plsX protein (PFAM: Fatty acid synthesis protein~COGs: COG0416 Fatty acid/phospholipid biosynthesis enzyme~InterPro IPR003664: IPR012116~KEGG: aco:Amico_1391 fatty acid synthesis PlsX protein~PFAM: fatty acid synthesis plsX protein~SPTR: Fatty acid synthesis plsX protein) encodes MDSLKRIIGEELSEIVQKARYGEKPMRVGLMASGSEHGDQELLEGALLARAKNKGVEVVMIGPKPADDHGFEWIETSKDEGEVAKAMEEALSSGTIDGAVALHYPFPLGVTTIGRVVTPAKGKAMFIASTTGTSSTSRLEAMVLNAIYGNAVAKAVGIENPKIGILNVEGAQVVYRKLSELVEHGYPLTFGESVRKDGGAILRGNDLLAGAVDVCVTDTLTGNVLIKLFSAFNTGGSYEALGWGYGPSVGKGWPYIVSIISRASGAPVICNAIEFTAEAARGKLGNVVERELKLAEQAGLSGVLDSMRQSTPTTKEEVTPPPAEPTEEEVHGIDVLSIEDAVKELWKNGIYAESAMGCTGPVVKVSAQKLAKATEVLKEKGYI; translated from the coding sequence ATGGATAGCTTAAAAAGGATAATAGGAGAAGAGCTTTCTGAGATAGTTCAGAAAGCCAGATACGGCGAAAAGCCGATGAGAGTGGGGCTCATGGCTTCTGGTAGTGAGCATGGAGACCAGGAGTTGCTGGAAGGAGCGCTCCTTGCTAGGGCCAAAAACAAGGGCGTAGAGGTTGTTATGATAGGTCCTAAGCCTGCAGACGATCATGGCTTTGAATGGATCGAGACTTCAAAAGATGAAGGCGAAGTCGCAAAGGCCATGGAAGAAGCTTTGAGCTCAGGTACCATAGATGGTGCAGTGGCTTTGCACTATCCATTCCCATTGGGGGTTACAACTATAGGTAGGGTGGTGACCCCAGCCAAGGGCAAGGCCATGTTTATCGCTTCCACGACAGGAACGAGCTCTACTTCCAGGCTGGAAGCTATGGTACTCAACGCTATTTATGGAAACGCCGTGGCAAAGGCCGTGGGAATAGAGAATCCTAAAATTGGTATTCTGAACGTTGAAGGAGCTCAAGTGGTCTATAGAAAGCTATCAGAGCTCGTTGAACATGGCTATCCTTTGACCTTTGGAGAGAGCGTCCGCAAAGATGGGGGAGCTATCTTAAGAGGTAACGACCTTTTGGCTGGTGCTGTTGACGTCTGTGTGACCGATACCTTAACCGGGAACGTACTGATAAAACTTTTTTCAGCGTTCAACACAGGTGGAAGCTACGAGGCTCTGGGATGGGGATATGGGCCTTCCGTAGGAAAAGGCTGGCCCTACATAGTATCCATAATCTCCAGAGCATCGGGTGCTCCGGTGATATGCAACGCCATAGAATTCACAGCGGAAGCAGCCAGAGGGAAACTTGGGAACGTAGTTGAAAGAGAATTGAAATTGGCCGAGCAGGCAGGTCTTTCTGGGGTGCTTGATTCTATGCGACAAAGTACTCCAACGACGAAAGAAGAAGTGACGCCACCACCGGCAGAACCTACGGAAGAAGAAGTCCATGGCATCGACGTCTTATCTATAGAGGATGCGGTAAAGGAACTCTGGAAAAATGGCATTTATGCCGAATCTGCCATGGGATGCACGGGGCCAGTTGTAAAGGTGTCGGCACAGAAGCTAGCTAAGGCTACAGAGGTGTTAAAGGAAAAGGGATATATATAA
- a CDS encoding outer membrane transport energization protein ExbB (TC 2.C.1.1.1) (PFAM: MotA/TolQ/ExbB proton channel family~COGs: COG0811 Biopolymer transport protein~InterPro IPR002898~KEGG: aco:Amico_0339 MotA/TolQ/ExbB proton channel~PFAM: MotA/TolQ/ExbB proton channel~SPTR: MotA/TolQ/ExbB proton channel): MEIFTYGGPILWVLTILSVLSLAIILERLWFFKVQSTDPQKLETALGERLYLGDHKGAAELLMSGKSSLHRVLKVAVDHWKADSDALQILLEQEVRRELFKLERGLSFLAVVSRIAPLLGLLGTILGMIDVFRNLPGFSGANMAMMAEGIWKALITTVAGLSLAIPVILSLTYLQSKVEDMEETLSRGVDFIIREKLLGRGENVEGQNS; encoded by the coding sequence ATGGAAATTTTTACCTACGGGGGACCCATATTATGGGTGTTGACCATATTGTCGGTTTTGTCCTTGGCAATAATTTTGGAGAGACTCTGGTTTTTCAAGGTACAGTCCACTGACCCTCAGAAGTTGGAAACTGCTTTGGGAGAGAGGCTGTATCTTGGGGATCATAAGGGCGCAGCGGAACTTTTGATGTCTGGAAAATCGTCTCTCCATAGAGTTCTTAAGGTAGCTGTAGACCATTGGAAAGCTGATTCAGATGCCCTTCAGATCTTACTGGAACAAGAGGTAAGAAGGGAGCTTTTCAAGCTTGAAAGGGGCTTGAGCTTTTTGGCAGTGGTCTCAAGAATTGCCCCTCTTTTAGGGCTTTTAGGTACCATATTGGGGATGATAGACGTATTTCGCAATTTGCCTGGATTTAGCGGGGCAAATATGGCAATGATGGCTGAAGGAATATGGAAAGCTTTAATTACCACGGTTGCCGGTCTTTCTCTTGCCATTCCTGTCATATTGAGCTTAACGTACCTTCAATCGAAGGTGGAAGACATGGAAGAGACTCTTTCTAGAGGCGTGGATTTCATCATAAGGGAAAAATTGTTAGGGAGAGGCGAGAATGTGGAAGGACAAAACTCATAA
- a CDS encoding periplasmic binding protein (PFAM: Periplasmic binding protein~COGs: COG0614 ABC-type Fe3+-hydroxamate transport system periplasmic component~InterPro IPR002491~KEGG: slp:Slip_1460 periplasmic binding protein~PFAM: periplasmic binding protein~SPTR: Putative ferric ion ABC transporter): MWKDKTHKSPPIIFFLAVVLVFVGWLAADSAEADEGINRIVSLAPSVTESLELLGYTSKIAGVTSYDPLREKGNVDSVGGFSNPSLEKIMSLDPDLVIGVSTFHHEILERIKAFGVGALEIEPHRRLMEVEKSFYRIGDALGCLRKAEETWHNVVVKLDKIRALVKETFPEGSPSVLIVVWHDPLTVVGGYNYIDDILDWIGIRNAAEAIKFTFPNIDRERLLLMDPDVILIASAETGMSMGVQDFLSEFGKLPIDAIKKGKVALVKSDLLFHPGPKAPETAMLVLEATANLYGKKVKK; the protein is encoded by the coding sequence ATGTGGAAGGACAAAACTCATAAAAGTCCTCCAATAATATTTTTCCTAGCCGTCGTATTGGTTTTTGTGGGGTGGCTTGCCGCGGATTCAGCAGAGGCAGACGAGGGAATCAACAGGATCGTGTCTTTGGCTCCCAGCGTGACTGAATCGCTAGAGCTTTTAGGTTATACGTCTAAAATAGCGGGAGTTACAAGTTACGACCCGCTAAGAGAAAAGGGAAATGTTGATTCTGTTGGTGGATTCTCCAATCCGTCGCTGGAGAAGATCATGTCGCTGGATCCCGATTTAGTTATAGGTGTCTCTACGTTTCACCATGAGATATTGGAAAGGATAAAGGCCTTTGGAGTGGGGGCTCTTGAGATAGAGCCTCACCGGCGCCTGATGGAGGTAGAAAAAAGCTTTTACAGGATCGGAGATGCCCTTGGTTGTCTTCGAAAAGCTGAAGAAACTTGGCATAACGTCGTAGTCAAGTTGGACAAAATAAGGGCTCTCGTAAAGGAGACCTTTCCTGAAGGCAGTCCTTCTGTGCTTATTGTCGTATGGCATGACCCTTTGACTGTCGTTGGTGGATACAACTACATAGACGATATCTTGGACTGGATTGGTATACGTAACGCGGCGGAAGCGATAAAATTTACTTTCCCCAACATAGATAGAGAAAGACTTCTTTTGATGGATCCTGATGTAATATTGATCGCATCTGCAGAGACAGGCATGTCCATGGGGGTCCAAGATTTTTTAAGTGAATTTGGCAAGCTGCCGATTGACGCGATCAAGAAGGGAAAAGTAGCTCTTGTTAAAAGTGACCTTTTATTTCATCCTGGGCCTAAGGCACCGGAAACTGCCATGCTCGTACTGGAAGCGACGGCTAACCTTTATGGAAAGAAGGTCAAAAAATGA
- a CDS encoding amino acid carrier protein (PFAM: Sodium:alanine symporter family~TIGRFAM: amino acid carrier protein~COGs: COG1115 Na+/alanine symporter~InterPro IPR001463~KEGG: aco:Amico_1390 amino acid carrier protein~PFAM: sodium:alanine symporter~SPTR: Amino acid carrier protein;~TIGRFAM: amino acid carrier protein), with the protein METLMRINSVVNGFVWGPPMLALLVGTGIYLTIILGFPQVRYFGFMFKEVLGKLGKKAEGEGTISSFGALATALASTVGSGNVAGVATALHLGGPGALFWMWVTAVFGMTTKMTEVALAVRFREKDAAGNWRGGTMYVMEKGLGQKWLAWLFAFFTTFAAFGIGNAIQANSTAEALYLGYGVPHWVSGIVVAVLVALVILGGLKRISDVTTYLVPFMAIFYIVGGLIVVFMHIDMVPAAIGQAVKYAFNDPMAMPGAIAGWSVKMALTKGVARGVFSNEAGLGSAPMVHATAIVDHPVRQGCYGLFEVFTDTLVVCSITGISILATGTLTGSPDLTGAQLTLTAFQSVLGKTGVMVLSAGLAMFAFSTILGWYWYGETGATYIFGLKITPIYKALWILVVVVGAWGGGGEFLSNIWNLSDTMNGLMAAPNLIALLWLSNEMRKLVKDFDAKRKQGLIK; encoded by the coding sequence TTGGAGACCTTAATGAGGATCAACAGTGTGGTTAATGGTTTTGTGTGGGGACCACCCATGTTAGCTTTGCTGGTGGGAACGGGCATATACCTCACGATCATTTTGGGTTTTCCGCAGGTTAGGTATTTTGGATTTATGTTTAAAGAGGTGCTAGGTAAGCTAGGAAAGAAAGCAGAAGGTGAGGGTACCATTTCTTCTTTTGGTGCTCTGGCCACTGCTTTGGCTTCAACTGTGGGTTCAGGAAATGTTGCCGGGGTCGCGACAGCCTTGCATTTGGGCGGACCGGGTGCCCTATTCTGGATGTGGGTTACCGCTGTGTTCGGTATGACCACTAAGATGACCGAAGTTGCGCTTGCCGTGAGGTTCCGTGAAAAGGACGCTGCAGGCAACTGGCGCGGCGGAACCATGTATGTTATGGAGAAAGGCCTAGGGCAGAAGTGGCTGGCTTGGCTATTTGCCTTTTTTACCACCTTTGCAGCTTTCGGTATAGGTAACGCCATCCAGGCTAATTCAACCGCTGAAGCTCTTTATTTGGGATATGGCGTCCCCCACTGGGTGTCGGGGATAGTCGTAGCTGTTTTGGTTGCTTTGGTTATACTGGGAGGTTTGAAGAGGATCTCCGACGTCACGACATACCTTGTTCCCTTCATGGCTATCTTTTACATTGTAGGTGGACTTATCGTAGTTTTCATGCACATAGATATGGTTCCTGCTGCTATAGGGCAAGCCGTTAAATATGCTTTCAATGATCCCATGGCTATGCCTGGAGCCATAGCAGGATGGTCTGTTAAGATGGCTCTGACCAAGGGTGTTGCCAGGGGTGTCTTCTCCAACGAAGCAGGATTGGGTTCTGCTCCAATGGTTCATGCTACCGCCATAGTTGATCACCCTGTGAGGCAGGGTTGCTATGGCCTTTTCGAAGTGTTTACTGACACCTTGGTAGTGTGTTCCATAACTGGCATAAGCATTTTGGCCACCGGCACTCTAACTGGTTCTCCTGACCTTACGGGGGCTCAGCTAACACTGACAGCTTTCCAGTCTGTTTTAGGGAAAACCGGAGTCATGGTTCTCTCCGCTGGTTTGGCAATGTTTGCCTTCTCAACCATTTTGGGGTGGTACTGGTACGGTGAGACCGGAGCCACATACATCTTTGGCCTTAAAATAACCCCCATATACAAAGCCCTTTGGATTTTGGTTGTTGTCGTGGGAGCTTGGGGAGGAGGGGGTGAGTTCCTCTCCAATATATGGAACCTTTCAGATACAATGAACGGTTTGATGGCCGCACCTAACTTGATAGCCCTTTTGTGGTTGTCCAACGAGATGCGCAAGTTGGTGAAGGATTTTGACGCGAAGAGGAAGCAGGGGTTAATAAAATAA
- a CDS encoding L-alanine dehydrogenase (PFAM: Alanine dehydrogenase/PNT, C-terminal domain; Alanine dehydrogenase/PNT, N-terminal domain~TIGRFAM: alanine dehydrogenase~COGs: COG0686 Alanine dehydrogenase~InterPro IPR007886: IPR007698: IPR008141~KEGG: tai:Taci_1131 alanine dehydrogenase~PFAM: alanine dehydrogenase/PNT domain protein~SPTR: Alanine dehydrogenase;~TIGRFAM: alanine dehydrogenase), producing MKIGCPKEVKNHEYRVGLIPAAVHAYVAAGHEVFIQKGAGLGSGITDDEYVAVGAKILDTADEVWNVADMIVKVKEPLPEEYDRMKEGQLIYTYFHFAADEELTKACMEKKIIALAYETVTEANGSLPLLKPMSEIAGRMSVLMGAYYLAKPYGGEGLLPTGVPGVAPANVTIIGGGTVGTNAAKVAAGLGCKVTILDINPDRLEYLETIMPANVFPVYSDKVNLEKALQEADITVGAVLIPGAKAPKLIKKDHLKMMKPGSVIVDVAIDQGGCTETSKATTHSDPIYVVDGVIHYCVANMPGAYARTASFALNNYTIRYGLPLANKGVEAACKESPALLKGLNMYKGKVTCKAVAEAWGLPYTPAEEVLG from the coding sequence ATGAAAATAGGGTGCCCTAAGGAAGTCAAAAACCACGAATACAGGGTTGGGTTGATACCCGCTGCAGTGCACGCTTACGTGGCTGCAGGTCATGAAGTGTTCATTCAGAAGGGTGCAGGATTGGGGTCTGGTATAACTGATGATGAGTATGTAGCCGTTGGTGCCAAGATTTTGGATACGGCAGATGAGGTTTGGAACGTAGCAGATATGATAGTTAAGGTCAAGGAGCCTCTTCCTGAGGAATACGACAGAATGAAAGAGGGACAGCTCATTTATACGTATTTCCACTTTGCGGCCGATGAAGAGCTGACCAAAGCCTGCATGGAAAAAAAGATAATAGCTTTAGCATACGAAACCGTTACAGAAGCCAACGGTTCGCTGCCTCTCCTCAAACCCATGAGCGAGATAGCAGGTAGAATGTCCGTTCTCATGGGAGCGTACTACCTTGCCAAGCCTTATGGCGGAGAGGGCTTGCTCCCAACGGGTGTTCCTGGCGTAGCACCTGCGAACGTTACCATAATTGGTGGCGGAACGGTGGGAACCAATGCAGCCAAAGTAGCTGCTGGCCTGGGATGCAAGGTGACCATACTGGATATAAACCCAGATAGGCTTGAGTACCTGGAGACCATAATGCCGGCCAACGTCTTCCCTGTTTACAGCGACAAGGTCAATTTGGAAAAAGCCCTCCAGGAGGCGGATATAACGGTGGGAGCAGTTCTGATTCCTGGAGCCAAGGCTCCTAAGCTTATCAAGAAGGACCATCTGAAGATGATGAAGCCAGGCTCAGTGATAGTCGATGTGGCTATAGACCAGGGTGGCTGCACCGAAACTTCAAAGGCTACGACCCACAGTGATCCTATCTATGTTGTGGATGGAGTGATACATTACTGTGTTGCTAACATGCCGGGAGCTTATGCAAGGACTGCAAGCTTTGCCTTGAACAACTACACCATACGTTATGGTCTACCTCTGGCGAACAAGGGCGTGGAGGCTGCATGTAAAGAAAGCCCAGCCCTCTTGAAAGGCCTGAACATGTACAAAGGCAAGGTCACTTGCAAGGCTGTCGCGGAGGCATGGGGTCTGCCTTATACACCTGCAGAGGAAGTTCTGGGTTAA
- a CDS encoding alanine racemase (PFAM: Alanine racemase, C-terminal domain; Alanine racemase, N-terminal domain~TIGRFAM: alanine racemase~COGs: COG0787 Alanine racemase~InterPro IPR000821: IPR001608: IPR011079~KEGG: aco:Amico_1389 alanine racemase~PFAM: alanine racemase domain protein~PRIAM: Alanine racemase~SPTR: Alanine racemase;~TIGRFAM: alanine racemase) yields the protein MNFRPTRMEVNLENIKHNFLQVKGLLKEKSQIIGVVKANGYGMGMVQVAKTLIEAGCSRLAVATPDEAIILRENGIYLPLLVLGPSPASVAEEYVNKDISSTITDLSFADALSKAAIDLGKRARVHIKVDTGMGRIGFLPEEVPEVVERLLLMKGLEIEGIFTHFATADERNGSYTETQFKRFCDVLDVLRTKNVHFRLRHCCNSAGTLNFSHMHMDAVRPGIILYGMWPSEWCKKKIKLKRAFKVVTAVACVRTLPQGSGISYGLRYMTRGEERIAVLPIGYHDGYPRSLSMKTEVLIKGQRAPIVGNICMDQTMVDVTHIPDVKVGDEVVLVGPQGNEEITPEEIAKHLGTINYEIPNLFTPRVPRVYV from the coding sequence TTGAATTTTCGCCCAACCAGGATGGAAGTTAACCTCGAGAATATCAAGCATAACTTCTTACAGGTCAAGGGGCTGTTGAAGGAAAAATCCCAAATTATAGGGGTAGTAAAGGCCAATGGCTACGGAATGGGTATGGTTCAGGTAGCAAAGACTCTCATAGAAGCAGGGTGCTCAAGATTGGCTGTTGCGACTCCTGATGAAGCTATCATTCTCAGAGAAAATGGAATCTATCTTCCACTACTAGTTTTGGGGCCTTCCCCGGCGTCAGTAGCAGAGGAGTACGTAAACAAGGATATATCATCCACGATAACGGACCTGTCTTTTGCCGACGCACTAAGCAAAGCAGCTATCGACTTGGGTAAGAGAGCAAGAGTTCACATCAAAGTCGATACAGGTATGGGCCGTATCGGCTTTTTGCCTGAAGAGGTTCCTGAAGTAGTAGAGAGGCTCCTTTTAATGAAGGGACTTGAAATCGAGGGGATATTCACTCATTTTGCTACGGCTGATGAGCGAAACGGGTCGTACACCGAGACACAATTTAAGCGATTCTGTGACGTACTTGATGTTTTGAGAACGAAGAACGTTCACTTTAGGTTGAGGCATTGCTGCAATAGCGCAGGGACGTTGAACTTTAGTCACATGCACATGGATGCAGTAAGGCCGGGAATAATTCTCTATGGTATGTGGCCCTCTGAATGGTGCAAAAAAAAGATAAAGCTTAAAAGAGCCTTTAAGGTTGTTACTGCAGTGGCATGCGTTAGAACTCTACCGCAAGGTAGTGGCATAAGTTATGGATTGAGATATATGACTAGAGGAGAGGAGAGAATAGCTGTATTGCCCATAGGATATCATGATGGGTATCCTAGGAGTCTCTCAATGAAGACCGAAGTCCTGATAAAAGGCCAAAGAGCACCGATAGTGGGCAACATCTGCATGGATCAAACAATGGTGGATGTCACCCATATCCCTGATGTAAAGGTAGGAGACGAGGTGGTTTTGGTAGGGCCGCAAGGGAATGAAGAAATAACTCCCGAGGAAATAGCGAAGCACTTGGGGACCATTAACTACGAAATACCGAATTTGTTTACACCCAGGGTTCCCAGGGTCTACGTTTAA
- a CDS encoding Transketolase domain-containing protein (PFAM: Transketolase, thiamine diphosphate binding domain; Transketolase, C-terminal domain; Transketolase, pyrimidine binding domain~COGs: COG0021 Transketolase~InterPro IPR005474: IPR005475: IPR005476~KEGG: aco:Amico_1388 transketolase central region~PFAM: Transketolase domain-containing protein; Transketolase central region~SPTR: Transketolase central region), protein MEINIKEVLRDYKERELNEELIEALKDAARKCRLWALTMTTAAKSGHIGGSLSSMEMYLLIYGLANLTPQNARSTDRDHVVISHGHTSPGAYAALAYYGFIDAEEVMALFRKGGSPFPGHVEREVPGIDWSSGNLGQGLAAGVGFALAKKAKKSKDHVFVLMGDGEQVKGQVAEARRVAVKNALDNITVLVDWNDIQISGKLEEVMPFNIVSLWEADGWKVYEADGHDFASIYRVVRQAMEDDLPSVVLCRTTMGKGVSFMEGTPDFHGKAASEEQYKKAVMELGGTPELLDRAKVSRIQMAGKKTIESLRKDFGVFVELGKPRTYLPDVKTDCRSAFGEALMDIGLANYKIPGRTPILVFDCDLAGSVKVNGFAKSCPDWFFEMGIQEHATATVAGAASCGGVVSVWADFGVFGLTEVYNQQRLNDINETNLKLILTHIGLDVGEDGKTHQCIDYIGLMRNMFGWKLVLPADPNQTDRVVRWAIGSHGNVCVAMGRSKVPVITKEDGTCYYDEEYEFEYGKSDLLRDGTDGAILCCGHMVYRAIEAWEKLKAKGISVKIFNVSAPLAIDKATIEEATKTGLVVTYEDHHWRSGLGSIVAEKMLELGCVSKFVKLGVHRYGDSGTAEEVISLMGLSPDNLVEVIESNLK, encoded by the coding sequence ATGGAGATAAACATAAAAGAGGTTCTGCGCGATTATAAAGAAAGGGAACTAAACGAGGAGCTTATAGAGGCTCTGAAAGATGCAGCCAGGAAATGTCGCCTTTGGGCTTTGACCATGACCACGGCAGCCAAAAGTGGACATATAGGCGGTTCCTTGTCCAGCATGGAAATGTATCTTCTCATCTATGGTCTTGCGAACTTAACGCCGCAAAATGCAAGAAGCACCGACAGAGACCATGTGGTGATAAGCCATGGGCACACATCTCCCGGAGCATATGCAGCTTTGGCATACTATGGTTTTATTGATGCAGAGGAGGTTATGGCTCTCTTCAGGAAGGGGGGCAGTCCTTTCCCTGGTCATGTAGAAAGGGAGGTCCCTGGGATAGATTGGAGCAGCGGCAATTTGGGACAGGGCTTAGCTGCTGGTGTAGGTTTTGCCTTGGCTAAGAAGGCGAAGAAATCAAAGGATCATGTGTTCGTATTAATGGGAGATGGAGAGCAAGTAAAGGGTCAAGTCGCAGAAGCCAGGCGGGTGGCTGTGAAAAATGCTTTGGATAACATAACCGTTTTGGTAGATTGGAATGATATACAAATTTCGGGGAAACTGGAAGAAGTAATGCCGTTTAACATAGTTTCCCTTTGGGAAGCTGATGGTTGGAAGGTTTACGAGGCTGATGGGCACGACTTTGCATCTATTTATAGAGTTGTAAGACAAGCTATGGAAGATGACTTGCCCTCTGTGGTTTTGTGCAGGACGACCATGGGTAAAGGCGTTTCGTTCATGGAGGGGACTCCTGATTTTCACGGAAAAGCAGCGTCAGAGGAACAATACAAGAAGGCCGTTATGGAGCTAGGCGGAACACCGGAACTATTGGATCGTGCTAAGGTAAGTAGAATCCAAATGGCTGGCAAAAAAACGATTGAATCCCTTCGCAAGGATTTTGGCGTGTTCGTTGAGCTGGGTAAGCCCAGAACATATCTTCCAGATGTCAAGACTGACTGTAGATCCGCTTTCGGTGAGGCTCTCATGGACATAGGGCTGGCAAACTATAAAATTCCAGGGAGAACGCCAATTTTGGTATTCGATTGTGACTTGGCAGGGTCAGTTAAGGTCAATGGTTTTGCTAAGAGCTGCCCAGATTGGTTCTTTGAAATGGGAATCCAAGAGCATGCAACGGCAACGGTCGCAGGCGCAGCTTCCTGCGGAGGGGTTGTGAGTGTGTGGGCGGACTTCGGTGTTTTCGGCTTGACAGAGGTTTATAACCAGCAGAGGCTCAACGATATAAATGAGACAAACCTCAAGCTGATATTGACTCATATAGGGCTTGACGTAGGAGAAGACGGTAAGACTCACCAGTGTATAGATTACATTGGACTAATGCGGAACATGTTCGGGTGGAAGCTGGTTTTGCCTGCGGATCCCAACCAAACGGACAGGGTGGTAAGGTGGGCCATAGGTTCTCACGGTAACGTATGTGTTGCCATGGGTAGGAGCAAAGTACCAGTGATAACCAAAGAGGACGGAACTTGCTACTATGATGAGGAATATGAGTTTGAGTATGGGAAGTCAGATTTGCTTCGTGATGGTACCGATGGGGCGATTTTGTGCTGTGGGCACATGGTTTACAGGGCCATAGAAGCCTGGGAAAAACTCAAGGCCAAGGGAATCTCCGTCAAGATTTTCAACGTTAGCGCGCCACTAGCGATAGATAAAGCCACTATAGAAGAGGCAACCAAGACAGGATTGGTTGTTACTTACGAAGATCACCACTGGCGAAGCGGACTGGGTTCCATAGTTGCTGAAAAAATGTTGGAGTTGGGGTGTGTTTCCAAATTTGTGAAGCTAGGAGTCCATAGATATGGAGATTCAGGAACCGCTGAAGAGGTAATCTCCTTGATGGGGTTGTCCCCTGATAATCTGGTGGAGGTAATAGAGAGTAACCTAAAGTAG